The stretch of DNA AATAAAGGACTAAAAATAAGGAGCATACAGCATAAGATAACCATAAACCAGAACCTACTAAAATATCACTTAAgtataaaaaaatcagctgcGATTCCTTGACAAATATCTGAAAGGGGAAAAGCATGAGGAATGACTATATTAAAAGAGAGATAGTAACATTCATTACTGTTCTATTATGACAGTTTATTGTTGTGCTGAAAGAGGTGCAAACAGGATGAGATGAGTGGGATGAGTTCAATTCAGATGACTGTAAGTCAGTGGACTAGATCACAGAAAAGATCTACCTAATTCAGAGCCACCCAATAGAAATTACATGTTTTGTATTAATAAACAAATGGTCATGAACACTTTGAGTATGGGTTAAGCTTCCTGACACTGTCAAACATCTCCCTGTGGCAAATTACCCTTGGCAGAAAAACTATGGCTTGCAAATGCACATGGAAAGAAGGTACTCCCTTTGACGGTGACACCCACTGTCTCAGGTATAAATGCAGACCAGGGAGGGTGGAAGTTGGAGCTATGATTCCGGAACAACTGTAAGACCAGCTTTGAGTTTTAACCCGAGTCATTCGCTGCTGCCACTATGAGCTGTGGTTCCAAGACCTCTAAAAGCTGCCTGCGAGGGAGCAGTGGTGGCAGTGCtagcagtggtggtggtggagggggCAGCAAGTATTCCTCTGCCTCCTCAAGAAGAATCACTTCTACGACAAGTGGTGGTGGCAGGATATCTGGCAGCAGTTGTGGCGGAGGAAGTTCCAGGAGCAGCTATGGTGGGGGAGCTAGCGGTGGTAGTTATGGAAAGATCAGGCGCAGTAGTTATGGAGGAGGAATGAGTGGTGGTAGTTGTGGAGGAGGAAAGAGTGGTGGTTATTATGGAGGGGGAATGAGTGGTGGTGGTTATGGAGGGGGAATGGGCTGTGGCAGCATGGGAGTAGGCTTTGGATCACGTGGGAGTGGGTTTGGTGGTGGTTATGGAGGAAGCTTTGGTGGAGGTAGTGGTTTCAGTGGTGGCAGCTTTGGCAGTGGTGGCAGCTTTGGCAGCGGTGGCTTTCATGGAGGGAATGTGGGAATTCTCTCCAATGATGAAAAGCTGACCATGCAGAGCCTTAATGAACGCCTGGCTTCCTACCTGGCTACGGTCAgaaatttggaaatgaaaaatgctcAGCTTGAACAATTAATCAGGGAGTGGTACCAGAAGCAAGGTCCTACTGGTACAAAGGACTACAGCCACTATTATGGAAAAATTGAAGACCTTCAAAATCAGGTAGGATGTTCTTTGTCAGAGAAGTTGAAGCATTGACAGACTTTTTGTGATTGAGTAAAATGTTTGAGGCATGGATACTTCTAAACTCAATAAGTGCCTCTCTGATAGAGTCTCTTGCGCTTGAAATTCTGCCTTCTGTGCATGCATCCAATTATCTCCAACtagaggtggaaaaaaatgcacaccCCCTATAGCACACCCCACAGACCATTCGCTGGCAGTGACTGCAGACTCTCAGAACGCCTCTAGTGGATTTTAGAGCATAGGAAAAAATAGTAACAATTACTCTCTCGGATGTGCGCTGTCTGACATTGGAGTACAGCCCTTGGCCTGCGGGCATGGAAAGTGAGACAGAGCTACAGAGGTGACACCAAGCCTCTTGACAGGACTCTTGTACTCACAAAACAGTTTTTGCCATTCTGATGCTATTTCATACAGGTACCTCTTTGTTTTGCACTGTAGATGACCTTTCCAGGCCTCTGTATATAGGAAATGCTGTTCACCTCAGACACCTGGGAATTATAACAAGATCGCATTCATATTTCTGTCCCTTGTGCAAACCTGAGAGATTCACAGGGAAAATTTTCCTCAGCATATCATCTTCTCTTCTAGCTTGTGACTGCAGCTGTGGAAACCAACAGGGTACTTTTGGACCTGGATAACACAAGGATGACTGCAGAAGACTTCAGGATAAAGTAAATATATACTCCTCTTTTCCAGGCACTGACTTCCTTTCTCCTACTTTTCTCAACTTACTTTCATAAATTCATTCCATAAACAAGTATCAATCCACAGAGACTAGGGTTCCTCCTAGTTCCATGGCAGCacaactgaaataatttgtaagacttcaaaattcttcattatttctgtaatgaTCTTCAATGGGAATACTCCCTATGGCTGTGGATTCAAACcttaaaaaagctttatttttaaggaaagaaaaattatgattATCTCTCACTGAAATTCAGATGAAACAGATAGATGAAACCTGCACAAAGGCTACAGTAagaaaagacaatgaaaaaacccacagaatacattttaatattaaactttAAGTACTGGCTGCTGATTTCATAATTCTGCTCATTGAGAGATGCTATGTGCTACAAAGTATAGACGTAGAACCAGACACTGAGATACTGGAATACATGAACTTTTTCATAAATTAAGTCAGTAGGAGAAGGAATGAGAATCTAAGACCAGGGCTGACCTTTCTGCACTGTCCTTGGCACAGGTATGAGACAGAGTATGGTCTCCGGCAGAATGTGGAGGCTGACATTAATAGCTTGCGACCCTTGTTGGATAATCTGACTCTGAGCAGGTCTGACCTGGAAATGCAATTTGAGTCTCTAAAGGAGGAGATGATTGACCTCAGGAAGAACCATGAGGAGGTAAGAGTCAGTTCCTTGAAATGCaaactgcagaggaaaacaagaacaCTTACTGTATTGGATATGTGGGGAGGTTTTGCAGGTAACATCCTCTGCACTGAGTAGTCTTCCCTGCTCTCCTAATGTGCGGCAGCTTGGCTAGGGGCCTCCTGAGACAGGCTGACTGCCAGgcccaggctgctccagggcATTTCTGAGCACAGTCCCTCTCAACAAGAAATGACCGGGAAGTCAAGGTAAAATAAttgcaacaagaaaaaaaaaccccacatacatatatatgttctTAAAGGATCCAGGATGGTTTATGACATCAGAGCAAATTAACTGACTTCAAAACTCTTTTGCAAGTTATTTtaccatttttgtttatttgcctTGGGCCTGGGTTTTCTCTGCAGGAAATGAAATCGCTGCAAACACAGTCCAGTGGTGATGTGAATGTGGAGGTGAATGCTGCTCCAGGAGAGGATCTACTGAAAAAACTGAATGATATGAGAcaagaatatgaaaatattattcaGAAAAACCGTGAAGAGGTTGAAAGGTGGTATGAAAGCAAGGTAAATGGTTACAATTTGAATGTTtatattacaaaagaaaaacaataccAACTTTTGGCAAGAACTTCCTGTAGATGAATGACACTTTGAATCACAACATCCATTGCTTTTAGGATAAAATGGTAGAATACCCttgattaaaataaaggaaatcaTAAGTGGGCTTGAACTGCACTGGCAGAGCCATATAATCAAGTTTAAACAGCCCCCATATTACACTTGGCACTGCTTCAACTTGTTGTATTGCCAGATGCTTCCATGATAAACTACCACAATGACATTGTAAGTTAAACTCAAAAACTCCAAAGCTgtatattaatttttcagatggAGGAAGTGAGTCAACAAGTCCAGTCAAGTGGCCGGGAAGTGGAATCAAGCAACCAACAGATCTCTGAGCTGAGACGTGAATATCAAAGCCTGGAAATTGAGTTGCAGTCACAAATCAGCATGGTAGGTAATGATTGCTTCTGATCCTCTGATATGCCAAGAACACGTGAGTTGCTGGAATGACAGGAGATCAACTATAGCTAGCACTCCATTTAATGAAGATGCTCGGTGCATCTGACACCATGTAACACTTTTCTCATCTGGGGCATAAGAATGATCTAATCCTGCCACATTCCCataaacactgtattttttctttcattctcagGTACAGTCTTTGCAATCCAACTTGGAAGACACAGAACGTCGCTATAAcatgcagctgcagcagatcCAGGGTATGATCGGCCCCTTGGAGGAGGAGCTGGCCAGCATCCGCTGTGAGATGGAGAGTCAGAATGAAGAGTACAAGATGCTCCTGGGCATCAAGACTCGCCTGGAACAGGAGATTGCTCAGTACCGGGCACTGCTTGAGGAAGGGCAGCATGATATTAGGTACGTACATTCAAATTAATTAACATGCCACCTTTGCAAACAGGTGAAGATGAAAGTAGCAATATTTATATTAGGAACTAGTGCAACTAATTCATCATCAACACATTTAGTACAATCACAGGAATTCATATGGAATCTAAAACTTGGCTGGCAGTGTACAAAGCTGTATTATTCTATACTTATTATGAACTGGacaaaaatgtttacaaaagtATTCAGAACTATAATTTGCCATTTATTCTCCTAAGTACAATCAGGAAGTACAGTTatataagaaaatgaaaggtaagcaagaaaataactttttcataaatattcaaGGTACATATTTTGAAAGACTTCTAAAGGCATCCAttgtctttcttcttcttcttctgtgcAGATCAGTTCATTTGTCCTTAATTCGGATAGTTTAAGACCAGT from Haliaeetus albicilla chromosome 7, bHalAlb1.1, whole genome shotgun sequence encodes:
- the LOC104325417 gene encoding keratin, type I cytoskeletal 13, with translation MSCGSKTSKSCLRGSSGGSASSGGGGGGSKYSSASSRRITSTTSGGGRISGSSCGGGSSRSSYGGGASGGSYGKIRRSSYGGGMSGGSCGGGKSGGYYGGGMSGGGYGGGMGCGSMGVGFGSRGSGFGGGYGGSFGGGSGFSGGSFGSGGSFGSGGFHGGNVGILSNDEKLTMQSLNERLASYLATVRNLEMKNAQLEQLIREWYQKQGPTGTKDYSHYYGKIEDLQNQLVTAAVETNRVLLDLDNTRMTAEDFRIKYETEYGLRQNVEADINSLRPLLDNLTLSRSDLEMQFESLKEEMIDLRKNHEEEMKSLQTQSSGDVNVEVNAAPGEDLLKKLNDMRQEYENIIQKNREEVERWYESKMEEVSQQVQSSGREVESSNQQISELRREYQSLEIELQSQISMVQSLQSNLEDTERRYNMQLQQIQGMIGPLEEELASIRCEMESQNEEYKMLLGIKTRLEQEIAQYRALLEEGQHDISTSQGGAGGGSAGGGGGGHGGTSWSSGRGSSGGGSSWSSGGGSSGGRIGGSYRGTSSSRGGGEGSRGTTGGGACGKTSGGGGASGGGGGGKSCLSHSSSSQSQSGNSCESQGGPENMKLCLEGNKTLERGATMEEVSEAIKTMRLGSFRKSED